One region of Thunnus thynnus chromosome 14, fThuThy2.1, whole genome shotgun sequence genomic DNA includes:
- the LOC137197571 gene encoding mas-related G-protein coupled receptor member A4-like, producing MDMMKPNINFILITGKVQNEDVAPIYINNLLISDIFQLCCMIVLVTKPLDRKIYVIFYYIYCFGVVTSVGFMVCIALERYLVIAWPLWYRFRRTIKISLVVCVVVWTLPLVYVLVLHFSRDYRVKITISAVFLLVPFPLLIFVLDGTLKSLSAAISVSSDEKRRIVGMLVLVLLTYTLLFLPTIITFLVEKARDNYTFNNLTFMLLQFSPLADLILYVFIRKGAIDKLLASLCCCRMDSDDNSRSSS from the exons ATGGACATGATGAAACCAAATATCAACTTCATATTAATAACAGGAAAG GTGCAAAATGAAGATGTTGCGCCAATCTACATCAACAACCTCCTCATCTCTGACATCTTTCAGCTCTGCTGCATGATTGTCTTAGTGACCAAACCTTTGGACAGAAAGATCTATGTAATCTTCTATTATATTTACTGCTTTGGTGTGGTTACCAGTGTTGGCTTCATGGTCTGTATCGCCCTGGAGAG gtatttggtcatcGCATGGCCACTGTGGTACCGCTTCAGAAGAACCATCAAGATCTCTCTTGTGGTCTGTGTCGTGGTCTGGACCCTTCCTCTTGTTTATGtccttgttttacatttttctcgTGATTATAGGGTCAAAATCACTATTTCTGCCGTCTTCCTCCTCGTTCCTTTCCCACTGCTCATATTCGTCTTGGATGGGACCCTCAAGTCGCTGTCTGCTGCCATCTCGGTCtcctctgatgaaaaacgacgaATTGTGGGAATGTTGGTCCTGGTGCTGCTCACCTACACACTGCTGTTTCTACCCACTATCATCACGTTCCTGGTAGAGAAAGCCAGAGATAATTATACCTTCAACAACCTGACTTTCATGCTTCTTCAGTTCAGTCCTCTTGCAGACTtgattttgtatgttttcattaggaAAGGGGCCATAGACAAGCTTTTGGcttctctgtgttgttgcagaATGGACAGTGATGATAACAGCAGATCATCATCATGA
- the LOC137197570 gene encoding ovarian cancer G-protein coupled receptor 1-like has protein sequence MVIVIVQNNNVAPIYIINLLISDIIQLCCMIIWEAEPEDGKIDEILFYIYYHSVLVSVGFMVCVALERYLVIAWPLWYHFRRTVKISLVVCVVVWILPLVYVLPVYFQVEFKISETIFAFFLLVPFPLLIFFLGGTLKSLSAAISVSSDEKRRIVGMLVLVLLIYTLLFLPAIIWSLVEEARYSYTFSNLTFMFLEFSPLADLILYVFMRKGAIDKLLASLCCCRMDSDDNSRSSV, from the exons atggtaattgtcatt GTGCAAAATAACAATGTTGCTCCAATCTACATCATCAACCTCCTCATCTCTGACATCATTCAGCTCTGCTGCATGATTATCTGGGAGGCAGAACCTGAGGACGGGAAGATCGATGAAATCCTCTTTTATATTTACTACCATAGTGTGCTGGTCAGTGTTGGCTTCATGGTCTGTGTCGCCCTGGAAAG gtatttggtcatcGCATGGCCACTGTGGTACCACTTCAGAAGAACCGTCAAGATCTCTCTTGTTGTCTGTGTTGTGGTCTGGATCCTTCCTCTTGTTTATGTCCTTCCTGTCTATTTCCAGGTTGAATTTAAGATTTCAGAAACCATTTTCGCTTTCTTCCTCCTCGTTCCTTTCCCACTGCTCATATTCTTCCTGGGTGGGACCCTCAAATCGCTGTCTGCTGCCATCTCGGTCtcctctgatgaaaaacgacgaATTGTGGGAATGTTGGTCCTGGTGCTGCTCATCTACACGCTGCTGTTTCTACCCGCCATCATCTGGTCCCTGGTAGAAGAAGCCAGATATAGTTATACCTTCAGCAACCTGACTTTCATGTTTCTTGAGTTCAGTCCTCTTGCAGACTtgattctgtatgttttcatgagGAAAGGGGCCATAGACAAGCTTTTggcctctctgtgttgttgcagaATGGACAGTGATGATAACAGCAGATCATCAGTATGA
- the LOC137197453 gene encoding G-protein coupled receptor 4-like: MESNDYSNVTSQYNSTDNSYYGEPHIIYVMTCVIISISLPLTLVAIYSLYSQVQNNNVAPIYIINLLISDIIQLCCMIIWEAEPEDGKIDEILFYIYYHSVLVSVGFMVCVALERYLVIAWPLWYHVRRTVKISLVVCVVVWTLPLVYVLPVYFQVEFKISETIFAFFLLVPFPLLIFFLGGTLKSLSAAISVSSDEKRRIVGMLVLVLLIYTLLFLPNIIWSLVEEARYNHTFSNLTFMFLEFSPLADLILYVFMRKGAIDKLLASLCCCRMDSDDNSRSSV, from the exons ATGGAAAGCAATGATTACAGCAATGTCACATCCCAATATAATTCCACTGACAACTCCTATTATGGTGAACCACATATTATATATGTGATGACATGCGTAATCATTAGTATCAGCCTTCCTTTGACTCTAGTGGCCATCTACTCTCTTTATTCCCAG GTGCAAAATAACAATGTTGCTCCAATCTACATCATCAACCTCCTCATCTCTGACATCATTCAGCTCTGCTGCATGATTATCTGGGAGGCAGAACCTGAGGACGGGAAGATCGATGAAATCCTCTTTTATATTTACTACCATAGTGTGCTGGTCAGTGTTGGCTTCATGGTCTGTGTCGCCCTGGAAAG gtatttggtcatcGCATGGCCCCTGTGGTACCACGTCAGAAGAACCGTCAAGATCTCTCTTGTTGTCTGTGTTGTGGTCTGGACCCTTCCTCTTGTTTATGTCCTTCCTGTCTATTTCCAGGTTGAATTTAAGATTTCAGAAACCATTTTCGCTTTCTTCCTCCTTGTTCCTTTCCCACTGCTCATATTCTTCCTGGGTGGGACCCTCAAATCGCTGTCTGCTGCCATCTCGGTCtcctctgatgaaaaacgacgaATTGTGGGAATGTTGGTCCTGGTGCTGCTCATCTACACGCTGCTGTTTCTACCCAACATCATCTGGTCCCTGGTAGAAGAAGCCAGATATAATCATACCTTCAGCAACCTGACTTTCATGTTTCTTGAGTTCAGTCCTCTTGCAGACTtgattctgtatgttttcatgagGAAAGGGGCCATAGACAAGCTTTTggcctctctgtgttgttgcagaATGGACAGTGATGATAACAGCAGATCATCAGTATGA
- the LOC137197455 gene encoding proteinase-activated receptor 3-like translates to MFLATSMCMTIILPYKSEAPQSQEYSVSDDRLCILCFRYLVIAWPLWYHFRRTVKISLVVCVVVWILPLVYVLPLYFWFEFKISKTISYVFFLVPFPLLIFFLGGTVKSLSAAISVSSDEKRRIVGMLVLVLLTYTLLFLPNIIVLLIEEVRDNDTLVKLRLILLRFSPLSDLILYFFMRKGAIDKLLASLCCCRMDSDDNSRSSV, encoded by the coding sequence atgtttttagctACTTCCATGTGTATGACCATCATATTACCATATAAATCTGAAGCTCCTCAAAGTCAGGAATATTCTGTATCTGATGATAGACTGTGTATCTTGTgtttcaggtatttggtcatcGCATGGCCACTGTGGTACCACTTCAGAAGAACCGTCAAGATCTCTCTTGTTGTCTGTGTTGTGGTCTGGATCCTTCCTCTTGTTTATGTCCTTCCTCTCTATTTCTGGTTTGAATTTAAGATTTCAAAAACCATTTCCTATGTCTTCTTCCTCGTTCCTTTCCCACTGCTCATATTCTTCCTGGGTGGGACCGTCAAATCGCTGTCTGCTGCCATCTCGGTCtcctctgatgaaaaacgacgaATTGTGGGAATGTTGGTCCTGGTGCTGCTCACCTACACACTGCTGTTTCTACCCAACATCATCGTGCTCTTGATAGAAGAAGTCAGAGATAATGATACCCTCGTCAAACTGAGGTTAATTCTTCTCAGATTCAGTCCTCTTTCAGACttgattctgtattttttcatgaGGAAAGGGGCCATAGACAAGCTTTTggcctctctgtgttgttgcagaATGGACAGTGATGATAACAGCAGATCATCAGTATGA